Proteins co-encoded in one Streptomyces sp. NBC_01283 genomic window:
- a CDS encoding D-alanyl-D-alanine carboxypeptidase family protein, protein MPAVKKTALLVTSAALLTMSTTAPAWADGKPGGENKPKPPASMSTVGGAKLGKPGTQVSLKAGAPVLPKELSARSWMVSDAETGEILASHNSHWRLPPASTLKMLFADTVLPKFPKTQKHKVELSDLAGIGAGSSMVGVKENETYTVHDLWLGVFLRSGNDAVHVLSAMNDGVPATVKDMQAHAEELQALDTHVVSPDGYDEKGQVSSAYDLTLFARSGLQKKDFREYCSTATAQFPGETKKIKKGKDKGKTKRESFAIQNTNRLLTGDVGLDAYKGIAGVKNGSTTNAGNTFTGVAERDGKVLLVTVMNPDSGEQHAVYKETERLLDWGFKASGKVEPVGELVAPKGAGTGSGKGAPGAGKGGSDSSKNVAHASDKESGSGVGIALGVGAGVLALIAAGWFVINRRMPLPKSRR, encoded by the coding sequence GTGCCTGCCGTAAAAAAGACCGCCTTGTTGGTCACATCCGCCGCATTGCTCACCATGTCGACCACAGCTCCCGCCTGGGCGGACGGCAAGCCGGGAGGCGAGAACAAGCCCAAGCCCCCCGCGTCGATGTCGACCGTCGGCGGCGCCAAGCTCGGCAAGCCGGGCACCCAGGTGAGCCTGAAGGCGGGCGCTCCCGTCCTCCCCAAGGAGCTCTCGGCGCGCTCCTGGATGGTGTCGGACGCCGAAACGGGCGAGATCCTCGCCTCGCACAACTCGCACTGGCGGCTGCCCCCGGCGAGCACCCTGAAGATGCTCTTCGCGGACACGGTCCTGCCGAAGTTCCCCAAGACGCAGAAGCACAAGGTCGAGCTCTCCGACCTGGCTGGCATCGGCGCGGGCAGCAGCATGGTCGGCGTCAAGGAGAACGAGACGTACACGGTCCACGACCTGTGGCTCGGTGTCTTCCTGCGGTCGGGCAACGACGCGGTGCACGTCCTGTCGGCGATGAACGACGGCGTCCCGGCGACCGTCAAGGACATGCAGGCGCACGCCGAGGAGCTCCAGGCCCTCGACACCCATGTGGTCAGTCCGGACGGCTACGACGAGAAGGGGCAGGTCTCCTCCGCGTACGACCTGACGCTGTTCGCCCGCTCCGGGCTGCAGAAGAAGGACTTCCGGGAGTACTGCTCGACGGCCACCGCCCAGTTCCCCGGCGAGACCAAGAAGATCAAGAAGGGCAAGGACAAGGGCAAGACGAAGCGCGAGTCCTTCGCGATCCAGAACACCAACCGCCTCCTTACGGGGGACGTCGGTCTGGACGCCTACAAGGGCATCGCGGGCGTCAAGAACGGCAGCACCACGAACGCGGGCAACACCTTCACCGGTGTCGCCGAGCGCGACGGCAAGGTGCTGCTCGTGACCGTCATGAACCCCGACTCCGGTGAGCAGCACGCGGTCTACAAAGAGACCGAGCGGCTCCTCGACTGGGGCTTCAAGGCCTCCGGCAAGGTCGAGCCGGTGGGCGAACTGGTCGCTCCGAAGGGTGCCGGTACGGGCAGCGGCAAGGGCGCGCCCGGCGCCGGCAAGGGCGGGTCGGACTCGTCCAAGAACGTGGCGCACGCCTCCGACAAGGAGTCGGGCAGCGGGGTCGGCATCGCGCTTGGGGTCGGGGCCGGCGTCCTCGCGCTCATCGCCGCCGGATGGTTCGTGATCAACCGCCGGATGCCGCTGCCGAAGAGCCGCCGCTGA
- a CDS encoding YihY/virulence factor BrkB family protein, translated as MDWLKKLPGIGPLVERLMRTHAWSAYERLDSVHWARLAAAMTFISFLALFPLITVAAAVAAATLSKSQQDKLEDTISKQVPGISDQLNLDALVDNAGTVGLIAGALLLFTGIGWVGSIRECLRVVWELEDEEENPLLRKVKDAGVLIGLGGAGLASVVASTLASTAVGWSADLIGISKDGWGGVLLQAIAFAIAVLADFLLLLYVLTLLPGVQPPRRHLITAGLIGAAGFELLKLLLGGYMKGVAAKSMYGAFGVPVALLLWINFTAKLLLFCAAWTATRKQGRTAAEQEEPQKQTQSQAQPQGAPGDVSGGSSAAASGG; from the coding sequence ATGGACTGGCTGAAAAAGCTCCCCGGCATCGGACCCCTGGTGGAGCGTCTGATGCGCACGCACGCGTGGAGCGCGTACGAGCGGCTCGACAGTGTGCACTGGGCCCGCCTCGCGGCAGCGATGACGTTCATCAGCTTCCTGGCGCTCTTCCCGCTGATCACCGTCGCCGCCGCGGTCGCCGCCGCGACCCTCTCCAAGAGCCAGCAGGACAAGCTCGAGGACACCATCTCCAAGCAGGTCCCCGGCATCTCCGACCAGCTGAACCTGGACGCCCTCGTCGACAACGCGGGCACCGTCGGGCTCATCGCGGGCGCCCTGCTGCTCTTCACCGGCATCGGCTGGGTCGGCTCGATAAGGGAGTGCCTGCGGGTCGTCTGGGAGCTGGAGGACGAGGAGGAGAACCCCCTCCTGCGCAAGGTCAAGGATGCCGGGGTGCTCATCGGGCTCGGCGGCGCGGGCCTCGCGTCCGTCGTCGCCTCGACCCTCGCGTCGACCGCCGTCGGCTGGAGCGCCGACCTCATCGGGATCTCCAAGGACGGCTGGGGCGGGGTGCTGCTGCAGGCGATCGCGTTCGCCATCGCCGTCCTCGCGGACTTCCTGCTGCTGCTCTACGTCCTGACGCTGCTGCCGGGCGTCCAGCCCCCGCGCCGTCACCTGATCACCGCGGGGCTGATCGGCGCGGCCGGATTCGAGCTGCTCAAGCTGCTGCTCGGCGGCTACATGAAGGGCGTCGCCGCCAAGAGCATGTACGGCGCCTTCGGAGTACCCGTCGCGCTGCTCCTGTGGATCAACTTCACCGCGAAGCTCCTGCTGTTCTGCGCCGCCTGGACGGCGACGCGGAAGCAGGGACGTACAGCGGCGGAACAAGAAGAGCCACAGAAACAGACCCAGTCACAGGCACAGCCGCAAGGAGCGCCCGGTGACGTCAGCGGCGGCTCTTCGGCAGCGGCATCCGGCGGTTGA
- a CDS encoding GtrA family protein — MGPELLGFAAAGICAYAVDLGLFIWLRGPAGLDPLTAKALSFVAGCTVAYAGNALGTYRRREGPGVSGASRLRQYGIFFAVNIAGALVQLLCIAVSHYGLGLTSQRADTVSGAGVGMALATVLRFWGTRTLVFRTTGREASWTG; from the coding sequence ATGGGTCCCGAACTGCTCGGCTTCGCCGCCGCCGGGATCTGCGCATACGCCGTCGACCTCGGCCTCTTCATCTGGCTGCGCGGGCCCGCCGGTCTGGACCCGCTGACCGCCAAGGCGCTGTCCTTCGTCGCCGGATGCACGGTCGCGTACGCGGGCAACGCGCTCGGCACCTACCGGCGGCGCGAGGGGCCCGGAGTGTCGGGAGCGTCGCGGCTCCGCCAGTACGGGATCTTCTTCGCCGTCAACATCGCGGGCGCCCTGGTGCAGTTGCTCTGCATCGCGGTGTCCCACTACGGCCTCGGCCTCACCTCGCAGCGCGCGGACACCGTCTCCGGGGCAGGAGTCGGTATGGCACTCGCCACTGTTCTGCGTTTCTGGGGTACTCGGACCTTGGTCTTCCGCACAACGGGCAGGGAGGCATCATGGACTGGCTGA
- a CDS encoding decaprenyl-phosphate phosphoribosyltransferase, translating into MADRTALLERPQPPRPPGTGSLALPLGLLKTARPRQWVKNVLVVAAPAAAGELFSRHSLLQLALVFALFTAAASAVYLINDARDAEADRAHPTKCRRPVAARQVPVTVAYAVGGLLAVLAPVAAAVLCTPLTAGLLGAYVVMQLAYCVSLKHVLVVDLAVVTTGFLMRAMIGGVALGIPLSRWFLITTGFGALFMVAAKRYSEAVQMSGSAEKLGATRALLTEYTTGYLRFVWQLAAGVAVLAYCLWAMESGGTANGLLPWRQLSMAAFVLAVLRYAVFADRGTAGEPEDVVLRDRALAVIGLVWIAMYALAVADW; encoded by the coding sequence ATGGCTGACCGCACCGCGCTGCTCGAACGCCCCCAGCCGCCCCGGCCGCCCGGCACGGGTTCCCTGGCCCTGCCGCTCGGCCTCCTGAAGACCGCGCGCCCCCGCCAGTGGGTGAAGAACGTCCTGGTCGTCGCGGCCCCCGCAGCCGCGGGAGAGCTCTTCTCGCGCCACTCGCTGCTCCAACTCGCGCTGGTGTTCGCCCTGTTCACGGCAGCCGCGTCCGCCGTCTACCTCATCAACGACGCGCGTGACGCCGAGGCCGACCGCGCCCACCCCACCAAGTGCCGCAGACCGGTCGCCGCGCGTCAGGTGCCGGTAACGGTCGCGTACGCGGTGGGCGGGCTGCTCGCGGTGTTGGCACCGGTGGCTGCCGCCGTGCTCTGCACACCCCTGACCGCGGGTCTGCTCGGCGCCTACGTAGTGATGCAACTGGCCTACTGCGTCAGCCTCAAGCACGTCCTCGTCGTCGACCTCGCCGTCGTCACCACGGGCTTCCTGATGCGGGCGATGATCGGGGGAGTGGCCCTCGGCATCCCGCTCTCGCGCTGGTTCCTCATCACCACCGGCTTCGGGGCGCTCTTCATGGTCGCCGCCAAGCGGTACTCCGAAGCCGTGCAGATGTCCGGGAGCGCCGAGAAACTGGGCGCCACGCGCGCGTTGCTCACCGAATACACCACCGGCTACCTCCGCTTCGTCTGGCAGCTTGCCGCCGGGGTCGCCGTCCTCGCGTACTGCCTGTGGGCCATGGAGAGCGGCGGCACCGCCAACGGCCTGCTGCCCTGGCGGCAGCTGTCGATGGCCGCCTTCGTCCTCGCCGTCCTGCGGTACGCCGTCTTCGCCGACCGCGGCACGGCGGGCGAGCCCGAGGACGTCGTCCTGCGCGACCGGGCGCTGGCCGTCATCGGCCTCGTGTGGATCGCGATGTACGCCCTCGCGGTCGCCGACTGGTGA
- a CDS encoding phosphatase PAP2 family protein gives MHDMDHRLLSALRDCGSDARVAAAARALSWTGEHGALWIVAGLAGAAVDRERRGAWLRGTALTAAAHLASMGVKRVVRRPRPGGDTGVEPLVRTAGRHSFPSSHATSAAAATVAYGALSPLGARVVPPLAAAMCVSRMVVGVHYPSDVAAGAALGALTARVGSAWMNGGRAHG, from the coding sequence ATGCACGACATGGACCACCGGCTGCTGTCGGCCCTGCGCGACTGCGGCTCCGACGCGCGCGTGGCCGCCGCCGCACGGGCCCTGTCCTGGACCGGCGAGCACGGCGCCCTCTGGATCGTCGCGGGGCTCGCCGGCGCCGCGGTCGACCGCGAACGGCGCGGTGCGTGGCTGCGCGGCACGGCGCTGACCGCCGCGGCGCACCTGGCCAGCATGGGCGTCAAACGGGTCGTACGGCGCCCGCGGCCCGGCGGCGACACGGGTGTGGAGCCCCTCGTCAGGACCGCGGGGCGGCACTCCTTCCCCAGTTCGCACGCCACTTCGGCCGCCGCGGCCACCGTCGCGTACGGCGCGCTGAGCCCCCTGGGGGCCCGCGTCGTGCCGCCGCTCGCCGCCGCGATGTGTGTCTCGCGGATGGTCGTCGGCGTCCACTACCCGAGTGACGTGGCGGCCGGAGCGGCCCTCGGCGCCCTCACCGCGCGCGTGGGCTCCGCCTGGATGAACGGGGGCCGCGCCCATGGCTGA
- a CDS encoding FAD-binding protein: MTSEAASMATSEAVSVSGWGRTSPSTARLIRPRSPEEAVAALHACGERGGIARGLGRAYGDAAQNAGGAVFDMTGMNRVHAIDADAGTVLCDAGVSLHHLMEVLLPLGWFVPVTPGTRYVTVGGAIGADIHGKNHHGSGSFSRHVMAVELLTADGAVQAVERGTPLFDATAGGMGLTGMILAATLQLQPVETSLMTVDTERATDLDDLMARLTATDHRYRYSVAWIDLLARGASMGRSVLTRGDHAPLDALPARARRAPLTFRPGQLPPAPRFLPEGLLGRKSVGLFNELWYRKAPRARVGELQKMSTFFHPLDGVPHWNRVYGRGGFVQYQFVVGYDKEEALRRIVRRISERGCPSFLAVLKRFGAGDPGWLSFPMAGWTLALDIPANLPGLGAFLDELDEEVASADGRVYLAKDSRLRPEMLAAMYPRLDDFRALRADLDPRGVFRSDLSRRLAL; encoded by the coding sequence ATGACGTCCGAGGCCGCGTCCATGGCGACGTCCGAGGCCGTGTCCGTGTCCGGCTGGGGGCGCACCTCCCCGTCCACCGCCCGTCTGATCCGCCCCCGTTCGCCCGAGGAGGCCGTGGCGGCACTCCACGCCTGCGGGGAGCGTGGCGGCATCGCGAGAGGCCTTGGACGGGCCTACGGGGACGCCGCACAGAACGCGGGCGGCGCCGTCTTCGACATGACCGGCATGAACCGCGTGCACGCCATCGACGCCGACGCGGGCACCGTCCTGTGCGACGCCGGGGTCTCCCTGCACCACCTGATGGAGGTCCTGCTGCCGCTCGGCTGGTTCGTGCCGGTCACGCCGGGGACCCGCTATGTGACCGTGGGCGGCGCGATCGGCGCGGACATCCACGGCAAGAACCACCACGGATCAGGGTCGTTCTCGCGCCATGTGATGGCCGTCGAACTGCTCACCGCGGACGGCGCGGTACAGGCGGTCGAACGCGGCACCCCCTTGTTCGACGCGACGGCCGGCGGCATGGGCCTGACCGGCATGATCCTCGCCGCGACGCTGCAACTGCAGCCGGTGGAGACCTCGTTGATGACGGTGGACACGGAGCGCGCCACCGACCTGGACGACCTGATGGCCCGCCTCACCGCCACCGACCACCGCTACCGCTACTCGGTGGCCTGGATCGACCTCCTCGCACGCGGGGCGTCGATGGGGCGCTCGGTGCTCACGCGCGGCGACCACGCCCCCCTGGACGCCCTCCCGGCACGCGCGCGTAGAGCCCCGTTGACGTTCCGCCCGGGCCAACTGCCCCCGGCCCCGCGCTTCCTGCCCGAGGGGCTGCTCGGCCGCAAGTCGGTGGGCCTCTTCAATGAGCTCTGGTACCGCAAGGCGCCCCGCGCCCGGGTGGGCGAGCTCCAGAAGATGTCGACGTTCTTCCACCCCCTGGACGGCGTCCCGCACTGGAACCGCGTGTACGGCCGCGGCGGTTTCGTGCAGTACCAATTCGTCGTCGGGTACGACAAGGAAGAGGCCCTGCGGCGCATCGTGCGACGCATCTCGGAGCGCGGCTGCCCGTCCTTCCTCGCCGTACTGAAGCGCTTCGGAGCGGGCGATCCGGGCTGGCTCTCCTTCCCGATGGCCGGCTGGACCCTCGCCCTGGACATCCCCGCCAATCTGCCCGGCCTCGGCGCCTTCCTCGACGAGCTCGACGAGGAGGTCGCCTCCGCCGACGGCCGCGTCTACCTGGCCAAGGACTCCCGCCTGCGGCCCGAGATGCTCGCCGCGATGTACCCGCGCCTCGACGACTTCCGCGCGCTGCGGGCCGACCTCGACCCGCGCGGCGTGTTCCGCTCGGACCTCTCGCGCCGCCTCGCCCTCTAG
- a CDS encoding decaprenylphospho-beta-D-erythro-pentofuranosid-2-ulose 2-reductase translates to MKDAFGTPQSLLVLGGTSEIGLATARRLVARRTRTVWLAGRPSPGLEKAAAGLRDMGADVRTVAFDALDSESHEATLGKIFAEGDIDMVLLAFGILGDQARDEDEPLSAVRVAQTNYTGAVSAGLVCARSLQAQGHGSLVVLSSVAGERARRSNFIYGSSKAGLDAFAQGLGDALHGTGVHVMVVRPGFVRSKMTEGLEEAPMATTPEAVATAIETGLRRRSETVWVPGALRVVMSALRHVPRTVFRRLPV, encoded by the coding sequence ATGAAGGACGCCTTCGGCACCCCCCAGTCCCTGCTCGTACTCGGCGGCACCTCCGAGATCGGCCTCGCCACGGCCCGCCGTCTGGTCGCGCGGCGCACCCGCACCGTGTGGCTGGCCGGGCGGCCGTCCCCGGGCCTGGAGAAGGCCGCCGCGGGCCTGCGCGACATGGGTGCGGACGTCCGCACCGTCGCCTTCGACGCCCTCGACTCCGAGTCCCACGAGGCCACGCTCGGCAAGATCTTCGCCGAGGGCGACATCGACATGGTCCTGCTGGCCTTCGGCATCCTCGGCGACCAGGCACGCGACGAGGACGAGCCGCTGTCGGCGGTGCGTGTCGCGCAGACGAACTACACCGGCGCGGTCTCGGCCGGCCTGGTGTGCGCGCGGTCGCTGCAGGCCCAGGGGCACGGCTCCCTGGTCGTGCTCTCCTCGGTCGCGGGCGAGCGTGCCCGCCGCTCGAACTTCATCTACGGGTCCAGCAAGGCGGGCCTCGACGCCTTCGCCCAGGGCCTGGGCGACGCGCTGCACGGCACGGGGGTGCACGTGATGGTCGTCCGCCCCGGCTTCGTGCGCTCCAAGATGACGGAGGGCCTGGAGGAGGCCCCGATGGCGACCACTCCGGAGGCGGTCGCGACGGCCATCGAGACGGGCCTGCGGCGGCGCTCGGAGACGGTGTGGGTGCCCGGCGCGCTACGGGTGGTCATGTCGGCGCTGCGTCACGTGCCGCGCACGGTGTTCCGGCGGCTCCCGGTGTGA
- a CDS encoding 2'-5' RNA ligase family protein — MGTVTIGVSIAVPEPHGSLLQERRAGFGDPAAHGIPTHVTLLPPTEVDATALPAVEAHLGAVAAAGRPFPMRLFGTGTFRPLSPVVFVQVVAGGAACGWLQERVRDASGPMARELQFPYHPHVTVAHSISEEAMDRAYAELSEYEAEWPCTGFALYEQGADGVWRKLREFVFGGGGPVVPPQAAAPVTHGTLPAR; from the coding sequence GTGGGGACCGTAACGATCGGTGTGTCGATCGCGGTCCCGGAGCCTCACGGCAGCCTGCTCCAGGAGCGGCGCGCGGGCTTCGGGGACCCCGCGGCACACGGCATCCCCACCCACGTCACGCTGCTGCCGCCGACCGAGGTGGACGCCACGGCGCTGCCCGCCGTCGAGGCGCACCTGGGGGCCGTGGCGGCCGCCGGGCGCCCCTTCCCGATGCGGCTCTTCGGGACGGGCACGTTCCGTCCGCTCTCGCCCGTCGTCTTCGTGCAGGTGGTGGCGGGCGGCGCGGCCTGTGGCTGGCTGCAGGAGCGGGTGCGGGACGCGTCCGGGCCCATGGCGCGCGAGCTGCAGTTCCCGTACCACCCGCACGTCACGGTGGCGCACAGCATCTCCGAGGAAGCCATGGACCGGGCGTACGCGGAGCTTTCCGAGTACGAGGCCGAGTGGCCCTGCACCGGCTTCGCGCTCTACGAGCAGGGCGCCGACGGGGTGTGGCGCAAGCTGCGCGAGTTCGTCTTCGGAGGCGGCGGTCCTGTGGTGCCGCCGCAGGCCGCGGCCCCGGTGACGCACGGAACGCTGCCCGCACGCTGA
- the trpS gene encoding tryptophan--tRNA ligase, giving the protein MAIDRPRVLSGIQPTAGSFHLGNYLGAVRQWVALQESHDAFYMVVDLHAITVPQDPAELRANTRLAAAQLLAAGLDPERCTLFVQSHVPEHAQLGWIMNCLTGFGEASRMTQFKDKAARQGADRASVGLFTYPVLQVADILLYQAQQVPVGEDQRQHIELTRDLAERFNGRFGETFTVPAAYILKETAKIFDLQDPSIKMSKSASTPKGLINLLDEPKATAKKVKSAVTDTDTVVRYDTVEKPGVSNLLSIYSTLTGTGIPELEQKYAGKGYGALKTDLAEVMVDFVTPFRDRTQAYLDDPETLDSILAKGAEKARAVAAETLAQAYDKVGLLPAKH; this is encoded by the coding sequence ATGGCCATTGATCGTCCTCGCGTGCTCTCCGGAATCCAGCCCACCGCAGGCTCGTTCCACCTCGGCAACTACCTTGGCGCGGTCCGCCAGTGGGTGGCGCTGCAGGAGTCCCACGACGCGTTCTACATGGTCGTGGACCTGCACGCGATCACGGTCCCGCAGGACCCGGCCGAACTCCGTGCCAACACCCGGCTCGCCGCCGCGCAGCTCCTCGCCGCCGGACTCGACCCGGAGCGCTGCACGCTCTTCGTCCAGAGCCACGTCCCCGAGCACGCCCAGCTCGGCTGGATCATGAACTGCCTCACGGGCTTCGGCGAGGCGTCGCGCATGACGCAGTTCAAGGACAAGGCGGCCAGGCAGGGCGCCGACCGTGCCTCCGTGGGCCTCTTCACGTACCCGGTCCTGCAGGTCGCGGACATCCTGCTCTACCAGGCCCAGCAGGTCCCGGTCGGCGAGGACCAGCGCCAGCACATCGAGCTGACCCGCGACCTCGCGGAGCGTTTCAACGGCCGCTTCGGCGAGACGTTCACCGTCCCGGCGGCGTACATCCTCAAGGAGACGGCGAAGATCTTCGACCTTCAGGACCCGTCGATCAAGATGAGCAAGTCGGCGTCCACCCCGAAGGGCCTGATCAACCTCCTGGACGAGCCCAAGGCCACCGCCAAGAAGGTCAAGAGCGCGGTCACCGACACCGACACGGTCGTGCGCTACGACACCGTGGAGAAGCCGGGCGTCAGCAACCTCCTCAGCATCTACTCCACGCTCACCGGCACCGGTATCCCGGAACTGGAGCAGAAGTACGCCGGCAAGGGCTACGGTGCGCTGAAGACCGACCTCGCCGAGGTCATGGTCGACTTCGTGACTCCCTTCCGGGACCGCACCCAGGCCTACCTGGACGACCCGGAGACGCTCGACTCGATCCTGGCCAAGGGTGCGGAGAAGGCGCGCGCCGTCGCCGCGGAGACCCTCGCCCAGGCGTACGACAAGGTGGGCCTCCTGCCCGCCAAGCACTGA
- the glyA gene encoding serine hydroxymethyltransferase, with the protein MTHSPSSSPNSPDSSNSPDSPDSAGPQGRPNALSHPSLAAQDPELAALVGAEEQLQADTLRLIPSENYVSTAVLEASGTVLQNKYSEGYPGRRYYEGQQNIDPVERLAVARAKSVFGVEHANVQPYSGSPANLAVYLAFAEPGDTVMGMALPMGGHLTHGWGVSATGKWFRGVQYGVRHDTGRIDFDEVRDLALKERPKLIFCGGTALPRTIDFAAFAEIAHETGAVLVADIAHIAGLIAGGAHPSPVPHADVISTTTHKTLRGPRGAMLMSREEHAKAIDKAVFPGLQGGPHNQTTAAIAVALHEASQPSFRDYAHAVVANARALAEALLARGFDLVSGGTDNHLILMDLTPKDVPGKVAAKALDRAGIVVNYNTVPYDPRKPFDPSGVRIGTPSLTSRGLGTQHMPTVAEWIDRGVAAARAGDEDALTKIRSEVADLMAAHPAPGLPAH; encoded by the coding sequence ATGACTCACTCCCCTTCGTCTTCGCCGAATTCCCCGGACTCCTCGAATTCCCCGGACTCCCCGGACTCCGCGGGTCCCCAGGGCCGTCCGAACGCCCTCAGTCACCCCTCGCTCGCCGCGCAGGACCCCGAGCTGGCCGCGCTCGTCGGCGCCGAGGAGCAGCTCCAGGCCGACACCCTGCGCCTGATCCCCAGCGAGAACTACGTCTCCACCGCCGTCCTCGAGGCCTCCGGCACGGTCCTGCAGAACAAGTACAGCGAGGGCTACCCGGGCCGCCGCTACTACGAGGGCCAGCAGAACATCGACCCCGTCGAGCGCCTCGCCGTCGCCCGCGCCAAGTCCGTCTTCGGCGTCGAGCACGCCAACGTCCAGCCCTACTCCGGCTCCCCGGCCAACCTCGCCGTCTACCTCGCCTTCGCCGAGCCCGGTGACACCGTGATGGGCATGGCCCTCCCCATGGGCGGCCACCTCACCCACGGCTGGGGCGTCTCCGCCACGGGCAAGTGGTTCCGCGGCGTCCAGTACGGCGTCCGCCACGACACGGGCCGCATCGACTTCGACGAGGTGCGCGACCTCGCCCTCAAGGAACGCCCGAAGCTGATCTTCTGCGGTGGTACCGCTCTCCCTCGCACCATCGACTTCGCCGCCTTCGCCGAGATCGCCCACGAGACGGGAGCCGTCCTCGTCGCCGACATCGCGCACATCGCCGGCCTGATCGCGGGCGGCGCCCACCCCTCACCGGTGCCGCACGCCGACGTGATCTCCACGACCACCCACAAGACCCTGCGCGGCCCGCGCGGCGCGATGCTGATGTCCCGCGAGGAGCACGCCAAGGCCATCGACAAGGCGGTCTTCCCCGGTCTGCAGGGCGGCCCGCACAACCAGACCACCGCTGCCATCGCCGTCGCCCTGCACGAGGCGTCGCAGCCCTCCTTCCGCGACTACGCCCACGCGGTCGTCGCCAACGCCCGGGCCCTCGCCGAAGCGCTGCTCGCCCGCGGCTTCGACCTGGTCTCCGGCGGCACCGACAACCACCTGATCCTGATGGACCTCACCCCCAAGGACGTCCCGGGCAAGGTCGCCGCCAAGGCCCTCGACCGGGCCGGGATCGTCGTCAACTACAACACCGTGCCGTACGACCCGAGGAAGCCGTTCGACCCCTCCGGCGTCCGCATCGGAACCCCCTCGCTCACCTCCCGCGGTCTCGGCACGCAGCACATGCCGACCGTCGCCGAATGGATCGACCGGGGCGTCGCCGCGGCCCGTGCCGGTGACGAGGACGCCCTGACGAAGATCCGGTCCGAGGTCGCCGACCTGATGGCCGCCCACCCGGCCCCGGGCCTGCCGGCCCACTGA
- the rocD gene encoding ornithine--oxo-acid transaminase: MSTTEEFITSAEAHSAHNYHPLPIVVASAEGAWMTDVEGRRYLDMLAGYSALNFGHGNRRLIDAAKAQLERVTLTSRAFHHDRFADFCTRLAELCGKEMVLPMNTGAEAVETAVKTARKWGYQVKGVPDGRAKIVVARDNFHGRTTTIVSFSTDQEARADFGPYTPGFEIVPYGDLTALRAAVTENTVAVLLEPIQGEAGVLVPPAGYLAGVRELTRERNVLFMADEIQSGLGRTGKTFACEHEGVVPDVYILGKALGGGVVPVSAVVADADVLGVFKPGEHGSTFGGNPLACAVALEVVAMLSSGEFQQRATELGEHLHAELGLLAGTGAVTQVRGRGLWAGVDIEPSHGTGREISEKLMDRGVLVKDTHGSTIRIAPPLVISKEDLDWGLDQLRGVLA, encoded by the coding sequence GTGTCGACTACCGAAGAGTTCATCACCTCGGCCGAAGCGCACAGTGCGCACAACTACCACCCGCTGCCCATCGTGGTCGCGTCGGCGGAGGGTGCCTGGATGACGGACGTCGAGGGGCGCCGCTACCTCGACATGCTGGCCGGGTACTCGGCGCTGAATTTCGGGCACGGCAACCGCCGCCTGATCGACGCGGCCAAGGCGCAGCTGGAGCGGGTGACTCTCACCTCGCGGGCCTTCCACCACGACCGGTTCGCCGACTTCTGTACGCGGCTCGCGGAGCTGTGCGGCAAGGAGATGGTGCTGCCGATGAACACCGGGGCGGAGGCGGTGGAGACGGCAGTGAAGACCGCCAGGAAGTGGGGGTATCAGGTCAAGGGCGTGCCCGACGGGAGGGCGAAGATCGTCGTCGCCCGCGACAACTTCCACGGGCGGACCACGACCATCGTCAGCTTCTCGACGGACCAGGAGGCGCGGGCGGACTTCGGTCCGTACACGCCGGGGTTCGAGATCGTGCCGTACGGCGATCTGACGGCGTTGCGGGCCGCCGTCACCGAGAACACCGTGGCCGTGCTTCTCGAACCGATCCAGGGAGAGGCCGGGGTGCTGGTGCCGCCGGCCGGGTATCTCGCGGGGGTCCGGGAGTTGACGCGGGAGCGGAACGTCCTCTTCATGGCGGACGAGATCCAGTCGGGGCTCGGCAGGACGGGGAAGACGTTCGCGTGCGAGCACGAGGGCGTGGTGCCGGACGTGTACATCCTGGGCAAGGCGCTCGGCGGGGGCGTCGTGCCGGTGTCCGCGGTGGTGGCGGACGCGGATGTGCTGGGGGTGTTCAAGCCGGGTGAGCACGGGTCGACGTTCGGCGGCAATCCGCTGGCGTGTGCGGTGGCGTTGGAGGTCGTCGCGATGCTGAGCTCGGGCGAGTTCCAGCAGCGGGCCACCGAGCTGGGCGAGCATCTGCACGCCGAGCTGGGACTCCTTGCCGGTACGGGGGCGGTGACCCAGGTCCGGGGCCGTGGGCTGTGGGCGGGGGTCGACATCGAGCCGTCGCACGGCACGGGCCGCGAGATCTCCGAGAAGCTGATGGACCGGGGTGTGCTGGTCAAGGACACCCACGGGTCGACGATCCGGATCGCTCCGCCGCTGGTGATCAGCAAGGAGGACCTGGACTGGGGGCTCGATCAACTGCGGGGCGTGCTGGCCTAG